A DNA window from Streptomyces sp. CA-278952 contains the following coding sequences:
- a CDS encoding type I polyketide synthase, with translation MRQIAVVGLACRFPEAGDGHEFWRLLKGGTNAVREAPDDRWPGAELPNRFGGFIEQVDRFDAAFFGISPREAAAMDPQQRLALELAWEALEDARVVPAALGGSDTGVFVGVMWDDYAALQDRLGPEGVSRHTMTGTRRGIIANRVSHHLGLRGPSMTVDTAQSSSLVAVHLACESLRRGECGVAVAGGVNLNILSETTLGAARFGGLSPDGRCFTFDERANGFVRGEGGGVVVLKPLDAALADGDDIYCVLSGGAMNNDGAGEGDHAGLTVPSRSAQEEVVRQAYRRAGVAMRSVQYVELHGSGTKVGDPIEAAALGAALGRARNSGSPLAVGSVKTNIGHLEGAGGIAGLLKVVLSIRNRALPPSLNFVAPPQDIPLDELGLRVQTELTPWPEPDRPLVAGVSSFGMGGTNCHLVVGEPPAAAAAPASSAAPEADRRPETGALAWPIAGRSAAALRAQAARLLSFTEEREESDADIALSLATTRTAFRHRAVVVGADRAELRRRLAEFAGGAAVAGVVEGQEAAPGKVVFAFPGQGAQWPGMAVELMNSVPEFAESIRACEEAFAPYVDWSLSEVLGDAEALKRVDVVQPALFAVMVSLAALWRSCGVEPAAVVGHSQGEIAAACVAGALTLEDAARVVTLRSQALTALSGGGGMMSVLRSADELRERLAEWDGSVSVAAANGPSSVVLSGTPEALDEIAARWAEDGIETRRIAVDYASHSSQVEQIRERLATVLDGIRPQSSSVPFYSTVTGAPIDTAGLDAAYWFRNLRQTVQFEQATAALVRDGHSVFVECSPHPVLLPALRDSVEQAGLDSAVVTGSLRNSAGGPERFLTSLAELHVRGVEVDWSRVFALRGARTVKLPTYAFQRERHWLAGSTVWTASPAEDPAVAEVLETEAPATAATPPPLPAGPGMLTVVRSALAVVLGHAGAEAVDPGTTFKELGIDSLSSVELRDRLGAATGLTLPTGVLFGHPTPTELADHLRTLASGVEEPTAPAAAPARQVLAADEPIAIVGMACRLPGGVASPDDLWQLVMNETDAISDFPTNRGWDTERLYDPDTESGRSGTSYTRQGGFLYDADQFDPGFFGISPREALAMDPQQRLLLETSWEALERASIDPAGQRGASVGVFVGAMEQDYGPRLHVADTETDGYRLTGGSISVMSGRIAYTLGLHGPAITVDTACSSSLVALHLAARSLRDGECSLALAGGVAVMSGPGMFVELSRQHALSVDARCKAFSSSADGTGWAEGAGTVVLERLSDARRNGHRVLAVVRGSAVNQDGASNGLTAPNGVAQERVIRQALDGAGLTTADVDVVEAHGTGTMLGDPIEAEALAATYGRGREPERALLLGSLKSNIGHAQAAAGVAGVIKMVQALRHETVPKTLHVVEPTPHVDWSAGGVELATEARAWPESGRARRAGVSSFGISGTNAHVILEEAPPEPAPVPAAEPVAAEEATDPVLPWVFSASSEDAVAAQAAALLSFVDADPGLDRADAGLSLAVARTGLPHRAAVVGSDLPALRRGLTALAAGTESPGVVRGTARDAGGVVFVFPGQGSQWPGMALQLLDESNVFAETMQACADALDPHFDWNLFEVLRDVDALEKVDVLPSVLFAIMVSLAALWRSYGLEPTAVVGNSQGEVAAACVAGALDLADAAKVVALRSKTVRALSGSGGLVSLALPEDEVTEILRRWEGRLSVAVVNAPTSVVVAGDIDALVELVAACEADGIRAKRLLADYASHSAHVEPIKDELLTVMAGLTPRPSRIPFYSTVTADVLDTTGLNGEYWYSNLRERVRFAETVDVLAERGHTMFVEMTPHPVLTAAVEDTREDAVAVGSLRRDDGGLDRFMTSLAEAYARGASPDWRTVFPGARQTDVPTSAFRRQSYWIPLAPDGGSGNVEAAGLAAADHPLLGAVVELPDSGGLVLTGRLSRQAQPWLADHRLGDTALLPGTAFVELAIRAGDEVGCDQVAELTCEVPLILPPHAGVDVRVTVGGPDRSGRCDLAVHARPADGSGGWTRHASGALASGRGEEFDLTAWPPPGAEAVEWDGGYGRWTELGYHYGPAFQGLRAWWRRGSEIFAEVALPPEIEADATRYGLHPALLDAALHPVVADGKECRLPFSWQGVSLRATGAATLRVWITPDGADTVSLRLADGTGAPVASVESLALLPIPAGEAAAGPADGLFRVDWLEAGVPELTGGPRSWALTGADDFGLGLPSHAHLAALADTGTVPEVVFATLTGEPGAGGAHDVAGRTLRLIQEWLADERFATSKLVLLTRNAMAVEPVMESVEADLLGVAGATAWGMARSAQREHPDRFVIVDLDGHQESAAALPVALATGEPQLAIRKGRPVVPRLARVTPRPAVRPDLATGTVLLTGATGTLGKLFARHLVTTYGAAHLLLTSRRGPDAPGAAELTAELTGLGATVTVAACDTADKDALAALLASIPADRPLTGVVHAAGTLDDTVIEAMRPEQVERVLRPKVDAALNLHQLTAGLDLSLFVLFSSVAGIFGLPGQSNYAAANVFMDTLAQYRAASGRPTVSLAWGLWAEASGMTGQMSDNDLGRMSRAGLAPMSSAEGLALFDAALSSGAALLVPARIDPAAVRAQGPVPALLRGVVRDRVRRAEVAAVDPGGAASLGDSLARMTDEEREETLLGLVREHTATVLAHGTPGTVTADRSFKELGFDSLTAVELRNRLGAATGLRLRATLVFDYPTPSALAGHLGAALGPAEPPAQTAASTTPTPPARELDGLELDELFDLIDGELGSSERSAHE, from the coding sequence ATGAGACAGATCGCTGTGGTCGGGTTGGCTTGTCGTTTCCCCGAGGCCGGCGACGGCCACGAGTTCTGGCGGTTGCTGAAGGGCGGGACCAACGCCGTACGGGAGGCCCCGGACGACCGGTGGCCCGGTGCGGAACTCCCGAACCGCTTCGGTGGCTTCATCGAGCAGGTCGACCGTTTCGACGCGGCGTTCTTCGGTATCTCACCGCGCGAGGCCGCCGCGATGGACCCGCAGCAGCGCCTGGCACTGGAGCTGGCCTGGGAGGCGCTGGAGGACGCGCGCGTCGTCCCCGCCGCACTGGGCGGCAGCGACACCGGGGTGTTCGTCGGTGTCATGTGGGACGACTACGCGGCGCTCCAGGACCGGCTGGGTCCGGAAGGGGTCAGCCGGCACACGATGACCGGCACCCGCCGCGGGATCATCGCCAACCGGGTCTCCCACCACCTCGGCCTGCGCGGGCCGAGCATGACCGTGGACACCGCCCAGTCCTCCTCGCTGGTGGCCGTCCATCTGGCGTGCGAGAGCCTGCGCCGCGGCGAGTGCGGCGTGGCCGTCGCCGGGGGCGTGAACCTGAACATCCTGAGCGAGACGACGCTCGGCGCGGCGCGGTTCGGCGGACTGTCCCCGGACGGCCGGTGCTTCACCTTCGACGAGCGGGCCAACGGCTTCGTGCGCGGCGAGGGCGGCGGCGTCGTCGTGCTCAAGCCACTGGACGCCGCGCTGGCCGACGGGGACGACATCTACTGCGTCCTGAGCGGTGGCGCCATGAACAACGACGGCGCGGGCGAGGGCGATCACGCCGGCCTCACCGTGCCGAGCCGCTCCGCCCAGGAAGAGGTCGTCCGGCAGGCGTACCGGCGGGCCGGCGTCGCGATGCGCAGCGTGCAGTACGTGGAGCTGCACGGCAGCGGCACGAAGGTGGGCGACCCCATCGAGGCCGCCGCGCTCGGTGCCGCGCTCGGGCGCGCCCGGAACTCCGGCTCGCCACTGGCGGTGGGCTCGGTCAAGACCAACATCGGCCACCTCGAGGGTGCCGGCGGCATCGCCGGGCTGCTCAAGGTGGTGCTGAGCATCCGCAACCGGGCGCTTCCGCCGAGCCTGAACTTCGTCGCGCCGCCCCAGGACATCCCCCTGGACGAACTCGGGCTGCGGGTGCAGACCGAGCTGACGCCGTGGCCGGAACCGGACCGCCCGCTGGTGGCCGGAGTGAGCTCGTTCGGCATGGGCGGCACCAACTGCCACCTGGTGGTCGGCGAGCCCCCGGCGGCTGCTGCCGCGCCGGCCTCGTCCGCCGCCCCCGAGGCGGACCGGCGACCGGAGACCGGCGCGCTGGCGTGGCCGATCGCCGGACGCTCCGCGGCGGCGCTGCGCGCCCAGGCCGCCCGGCTGCTGTCCTTCACGGAGGAACGGGAAGAGTCCGACGCGGACATCGCGCTGTCCCTCGCCACCACCAGGACGGCCTTCCGGCACCGTGCGGTCGTGGTCGGCGCCGACCGGGCCGAACTGCGTCGGCGCCTCGCCGAGTTCGCCGGCGGCGCGGCCGTCGCCGGCGTGGTCGAGGGACAGGAGGCCGCCCCCGGGAAGGTGGTGTTCGCCTTCCCCGGCCAGGGTGCGCAGTGGCCGGGCATGGCCGTCGAACTGATGAACTCCGTACCGGAGTTCGCCGAGTCGATCCGGGCCTGCGAAGAGGCCTTCGCGCCCTACGTCGACTGGTCGCTCAGCGAGGTGCTGGGGGACGCCGAAGCGCTCAAGCGCGTGGACGTGGTGCAGCCCGCGCTGTTCGCGGTGATGGTGTCCCTGGCCGCCCTGTGGCGCTCCTGCGGGGTGGAGCCGGCAGCTGTCGTCGGACACAGTCAGGGCGAGATCGCCGCGGCCTGCGTGGCGGGCGCCCTCACGCTGGAGGACGCCGCGCGTGTGGTGACCCTGCGCAGCCAGGCCCTGACGGCGCTGTCCGGGGGCGGCGGCATGATGTCGGTGCTGCGGTCGGCCGACGAGCTGCGTGAGCGGCTCGCCGAGTGGGACGGCTCGGTGTCTGTCGCCGCGGCGAACGGCCCGTCGTCGGTGGTGCTGTCCGGCACCCCCGAGGCACTGGACGAGATAGCCGCGCGATGGGCCGAGGACGGCATCGAGACCCGCCGGATCGCGGTCGACTACGCCTCTCATTCGTCCCAGGTGGAACAGATCCGGGAGCGGCTGGCCACCGTGCTGGACGGCATCCGGCCGCAGTCCTCGTCGGTGCCCTTCTACTCCACGGTGACCGGCGCCCCGATCGACACCGCCGGGCTGGACGCCGCGTACTGGTTCCGCAATCTGCGGCAGACCGTGCAGTTCGAGCAGGCGACCGCGGCGCTGGTGCGCGACGGCCACTCGGTGTTCGTCGAGTGCAGCCCGCACCCCGTGCTCCTGCCGGCCCTGCGCGACAGCGTGGAGCAGGCCGGGCTGGACTCCGCCGTGGTCACCGGCTCGCTGCGCAACAGCGCGGGCGGGCCGGAACGGTTCCTCACCTCGCTCGCCGAACTGCACGTGCGGGGGGTCGAAGTGGACTGGTCCCGGGTGTTCGCCCTGCGCGGCGCCCGCACGGTGAAGCTGCCCACGTACGCCTTCCAGCGCGAGCGTCACTGGCTCGCGGGGAGCACCGTGTGGACCGCCTCGCCCGCGGAGGACCCCGCCGTCGCCGAGGTCCTGGAGACGGAGGCCCCGGCAACGGCGGCCACCCCGCCCCCACTGCCCGCCGGGCCCGGGATGCTGACGGTGGTGCGGTCGGCCCTCGCCGTGGTGCTCGGCCACGCGGGTGCCGAAGCGGTGGATCCCGGCACCACGTTCAAGGAACTCGGGATCGACTCCCTGTCCTCGGTGGAACTCCGGGACCGGCTGGGGGCCGCGACCGGTCTCACCCTGCCGACGGGCGTGCTGTTCGGCCACCCGACGCCCACCGAACTCGCCGACCACCTGCGCACGCTGGCCTCGGGCGTCGAGGAGCCCACCGCTCCCGCCGCGGCGCCGGCTCGCCAGGTCCTCGCGGCCGACGAGCCGATCGCGATCGTCGGGATGGCCTGCCGGCTCCCCGGCGGCGTCGCCTCCCCGGACGACCTGTGGCAGCTCGTCATGAATGAGACGGACGCGATCTCGGACTTCCCGACCAACCGTGGCTGGGACACCGAGCGCCTCTACGACCCCGACACCGAATCCGGGCGCAGCGGCACCTCGTACACCCGGCAGGGCGGCTTCCTGTACGACGCTGACCAGTTCGACCCGGGGTTCTTCGGCATCTCGCCGAGAGAAGCCCTCGCCATGGACCCGCAGCAGCGGCTGCTCCTGGAGACGTCCTGGGAGGCCCTGGAGCGCGCCAGCATAGATCCCGCCGGCCAGCGGGGCGCGTCCGTAGGTGTCTTCGTCGGCGCGATGGAGCAGGACTACGGTCCCCGGCTGCACGTCGCGGACACCGAGACCGACGGCTACCGGCTGACCGGCGGTTCGATCAGCGTCATGTCCGGCCGTATCGCCTACACGCTCGGGCTCCACGGCCCCGCCATCACCGTGGACACCGCGTGCTCCTCCTCGCTGGTGGCGCTGCACCTCGCCGCGCGGTCCCTGCGCGACGGAGAGTGCTCGCTGGCCCTGGCCGGCGGCGTCGCGGTGATGTCGGGACCCGGGATGTTCGTGGAGCTGAGCCGGCAGCACGCCCTGTCCGTGGACGCCCGCTGCAAGGCGTTCTCCTCCTCCGCCGACGGCACCGGATGGGCCGAGGGCGCGGGAACCGTGGTGCTGGAGCGGCTGTCGGACGCGCGGCGCAACGGTCACCGGGTACTGGCCGTGGTACGGGGCAGCGCCGTCAACCAGGACGGCGCGTCCAACGGCCTCACCGCACCGAACGGAGTGGCCCAGGAACGCGTGATCCGCCAGGCGCTCGACGGCGCCGGACTGACCACCGCCGACGTGGACGTCGTCGAGGCGCATGGCACCGGGACGATGCTCGGCGACCCGATCGAGGCGGAAGCACTGGCCGCCACGTACGGACGCGGCCGGGAGCCGGAGCGCGCGCTACTGCTGGGATCGCTGAAGTCCAACATCGGCCACGCCCAGGCCGCCGCCGGAGTTGCCGGCGTGATCAAGATGGTCCAGGCGCTGCGGCACGAGACGGTGCCGAAGACCCTGCACGTCGTGGAGCCGACCCCGCACGTCGACTGGAGCGCCGGCGGGGTGGAGCTGGCGACCGAGGCGCGGGCGTGGCCGGAAAGCGGCCGTGCCCGCCGGGCCGGGGTGTCCTCCTTCGGCATCAGCGGCACGAACGCACACGTGATCCTCGAGGAGGCCCCGCCGGAGCCGGCACCCGTGCCGGCGGCCGAACCGGTGGCCGCGGAAGAGGCCACCGACCCCGTGCTGCCGTGGGTGTTCTCCGCGAGCAGTGAGGACGCCGTGGCCGCGCAGGCCGCCGCCCTGCTGTCCTTCGTCGACGCCGATCCCGGGCTGGACCGGGCGGACGCGGGCCTCTCCCTGGCCGTCGCCCGCACCGGCCTGCCGCACCGCGCCGCCGTCGTCGGGTCCGATCTGCCCGCGCTGCGCCGCGGACTGACCGCACTCGCCGCCGGCACCGAGAGCCCGGGCGTGGTGCGCGGGACCGCGCGGGACGCCGGCGGGGTGGTCTTCGTCTTTCCCGGCCAGGGTTCGCAGTGGCCCGGCATGGCCCTGCAACTCCTGGACGAGTCAAACGTGTTCGCCGAGACAATGCAGGCGTGCGCGGACGCGCTCGACCCGCACTTCGACTGGAACCTGTTCGAGGTGCTGCGGGACGTGGACGCGCTGGAGAAGGTGGACGTGCTGCCGTCCGTGCTGTTCGCGATCATGGTGTCGCTGGCCGCACTGTGGCGCTCCTACGGCCTGGAGCCCACCGCGGTGGTCGGCAATTCGCAGGGCGAGGTCGCCGCCGCCTGCGTGGCCGGCGCGCTCGACCTCGCCGACGCGGCGAAGGTCGTCGCGCTGCGCAGCAAGACGGTCCGGGCGCTGTCCGGCTCCGGTGGCCTGGTCTCGCTCGCGCTGCCCGAGGACGAGGTCACCGAGATCCTGCGCCGCTGGGAGGGACGCCTCTCGGTGGCCGTGGTGAACGCTCCGACGTCCGTCGTCGTGGCCGGTGACATCGACGCGCTGGTCGAGCTGGTCGCCGCGTGCGAGGCCGACGGGATCCGGGCCAAGCGGCTCCTGGCGGACTACGCGTCGCACTCGGCGCACGTGGAGCCGATCAAGGACGAACTGCTCACCGTCATGGCCGGACTGACGCCCCGTCCGTCGAGGATCCCGTTCTACTCGACGGTGACTGCCGACGTGCTGGACACCACCGGCCTGAACGGCGAGTACTGGTACAGCAATCTGCGTGAACGGGTCCGCTTCGCCGAGACGGTCGACGTGTTGGCCGAGCGCGGGCACACGATGTTCGTCGAGATGACCCCGCATCCCGTGCTGACGGCGGCGGTCGAGGACACCCGGGAGGACGCGGTCGCCGTCGGTTCCCTGCGCCGCGACGACGGTGGCCTCGACCGGTTCATGACCTCGCTGGCCGAGGCGTACGCCCGCGGGGCGAGCCCCGACTGGCGGACCGTCTTCCCCGGCGCGCGGCAGACCGACGTACCCACGTCCGCGTTCCGGCGGCAGAGTTACTGGATTCCGCTGGCCCCGGATGGGGGGTCAGGCAACGTCGAGGCGGCGGGCCTGGCCGCGGCGGATCACCCCCTGCTCGGCGCGGTGGTGGAACTGCCGGACTCCGGCGGTCTCGTCCTCACCGGACGGCTGTCCCGGCAGGCCCAGCCCTGGCTGGCCGACCACCGCCTCGGCGACACGGCCCTGCTGCCCGGCACGGCCTTCGTCGAGCTGGCGATCCGCGCGGGCGACGAGGTGGGCTGCGACCAGGTGGCCGAGCTGACGTGTGAGGTCCCGCTGATCCTGCCGCCGCACGCCGGGGTCGACGTACGGGTCACGGTCGGCGGGCCGGACCGGTCCGGCCGCTGCGACCTGGCCGTCCACGCACGCCCCGCGGACGGCTCCGGCGGCTGGACCCGGCACGCGAGCGGGGCTCTCGCCTCCGGCCGGGGCGAGGAGTTCGACCTGACCGCCTGGCCGCCGCCCGGCGCCGAGGCGGTCGAATGGGACGGCGGGTACGGTCGCTGGACCGAACTCGGCTACCACTACGGCCCGGCGTTCCAGGGCCTGCGTGCCTGGTGGCGGAGGGGCTCGGAGATCTTCGCCGAGGTCGCGCTGCCGCCGGAGATCGAGGCGGACGCCACCCGGTACGGGCTGCACCCGGCGCTGCTGGACGCCGCGCTGCACCCGGTCGTCGCCGACGGCAAGGAGTGCCGCCTGCCGTTCTCCTGGCAAGGAGTGTCCCTGCGGGCCACCGGCGCCGCCACGCTGCGGGTGTGGATCACGCCGGACGGCGCGGACACGGTCTCGCTGCGCCTCGCCGACGGCACCGGGGCGCCCGTGGCGTCGGTCGAGTCGCTGGCGCTGCTGCCGATCCCCGCCGGGGAAGCGGCAGCCGGGCCCGCGGACGGCCTGTTCCGGGTGGACTGGCTCGAGGCGGGCGTACCGGAGCTCACCGGCGGTCCGCGGTCGTGGGCGCTCACCGGCGCCGACGACTTCGGACTCGGGCTGCCCTCCCACGCCCACCTCGCCGCCCTGGCCGATACGGGCACGGTGCCCGAGGTGGTGTTCGCCACGCTGACCGGTGAGCCAGGTGCGGGCGGTGCCCACGACGTGGCCGGCCGCACCCTGCGGCTGATCCAGGAGTGGCTCGCCGACGAGCGGTTCGCCACGTCGAAACTGGTGCTGCTCACCCGGAACGCGATGGCCGTGGAACCGGTCATGGAATCGGTCGAGGCGGACCTGCTCGGCGTGGCCGGCGCCACGGCGTGGGGCATGGCGCGGTCGGCCCAGCGGGAGCACCCGGACCGGTTCGTGATCGTCGACCTGGACGGTCACCAGGAGTCCGCCGCGGCGCTGCCGGTCGCCCTGGCCACGGGAGAGCCGCAGCTCGCGATCCGCAAGGGACGGCCGGTGGTGCCCCGGCTCGCCCGGGTCACCCCCAGGCCCGCGGTGCGGCCCGACCTGGCGACGGGCACCGTGCTGCTCACCGGCGCCACCGGCACCCTCGGCAAGCTGTTCGCCCGCCACCTGGTGACCACGTACGGGGCGGCCCATCTGCTGCTGACCAGCAGGCGCGGTCCCGACGCCCCCGGCGCGGCCGAACTCACCGCCGAGCTGACCGGGCTGGGCGCGACGGTCACCGTGGCCGCCTGCGACACCGCCGACAAGGACGCGCTGGCCGCGCTACTGGCGTCGATCCCGGCCGACCGGCCGCTGACCGGTGTGGTGCACGCTGCTGGAACGCTGGACGACACCGTGATCGAGGCGATGCGACCGGAGCAGGTGGAGCGTGTGCTGCGGCCGAAGGTCGACGCCGCGCTGAACCTGCACCAGCTGACCGCCGGTCTCGACCTGTCGCTGTTCGTCCTGTTCTCCTCGGTCGCCGGCATCTTCGGACTGCCGGGACAGTCGAACTACGCCGCGGCCAACGTGTTCATGGACACCCTGGCCCAGTACCGCGCGGCCAGCGGCCGGCCGACCGTCTCGCTGGCCTGGGGGCTGTGGGCGGAGGCCAGCGGAATGACCGGCCAGATGTCCGACAACGACCTGGGCCGGATGAGCCGGGCCGGCCTGGCCCCGATGTCGTCGGCGGAGGGCCTGGCGCTCTTCGACGCCGCGCTCTCCTCCGGAGCGGCTCTGCTCGTACCGGCCAGGATCGACCCGGCCGCCGTGCGGGCACAGGGTCCGGTGCCGGCGCTGCTGCGCGGGGTGGTCCGGGACAGGGTCAGGCGGGCGGAGGTCGCGGCCGTCGATCCGGGCGGCGCCGCGTCCCTCGGCGACAGCCTCGCCCGGATGACCGACGAGGAGCGCGAGGAGACCCTGCTCGGCCTCGTGCGGGAGCACACCGCCACCGTGCTGGCACACGGCACACCGGGCACGGTCACCGCCGACCGGAGCTTCAAGGAGCTCGGGTTCGACTCGCTGACGGCGGTGGAACTGCGCAACCGGCTGGGAGCGGCGACCGGGCTGCGGCTGCGCGCCACGCTGGTGTTCGACTACCCGACGCCGTCGGCGCTCGCCGGCCACCTCGGTGCGGCGCTCGGCCCCGCGGAGCCGCCCGCGCAGACCGCCGCGTCCACGACCCCCACGCCGCCCGCCCGGGAGCTGGACGGGCTGGAACTCGACGAGCTCTTCGATCTCATCGACGGCGAACTCGGCAGTTCTGAACGGAGTGCTCATGAGTAA